The Agromyces atrinae genome window below encodes:
- a CDS encoding RNA polymerase sigma factor: protein MTESGDGRRASLTAMIADDPGRLRRRSISLGVPLDDADDVAQIALLRAWRSIEHLHAPEPGQMCAWLDTIARNAAIDLARQRSRRPAVALDDDVADTQNVVSDVEMRVILDGALEALRALPETLREPLLLHTVDDLSTAEIADRLGLTPATVRQRIARGRKALAACKQSGMSDRAENPAS from the coding sequence ATGACGGAATCGGGCGACGGGCGACGGGCGTCGCTGACGGCGATGATCGCCGATGACCCCGGGCGGTTGCGGCGGCGCAGCATCTCGCTCGGCGTTCCCCTCGACGATGCCGACGACGTCGCGCAGATCGCCCTGCTGCGCGCGTGGCGCTCGATCGAGCACCTGCACGCTCCCGAGCCTGGCCAGATGTGCGCGTGGCTCGACACCATCGCGAGGAACGCGGCCATCGACCTCGCCCGCCAGCGATCCCGCCGGCCCGCGGTGGCGCTCGATGACGACGTGGCCGACACCCAGAACGTCGTCAGCGACGTCGAGATGCGGGTGATCCTCGACGGCGCCCTCGAGGCGCTTCGTGCGCTGCCCGAGACGCTCCGCGAGCCGCTGCTCCTGCATACCGTCGACGACCTCTCGACGGCAGAGATCGCCGATCGGCTGGGCCTCACACCCGCGACCGTGCGCCAGCGCATCGCCCGGGGCCGCAAGGCACTCGCCGCATGCAAGCAGTCGGGTATGTCAGATCGGGCCGAGAACCCGGCATCCTGA
- a CDS encoding YybH family protein → MTVTALDQLNVAFADRFNARDLDGLVALNTDDVVFVPAPGTPVTGAEAVRGALEQFLGLNLPITMTVRHVFQSGNTGLAIADWTITGTAPDGSEINLAGTTADVAVFDEQHGWRYAIDNPFGTA, encoded by the coding sequence ATGACTGTGACCGCTCTCGACCAGCTCAACGTCGCGTTCGCCGATCGTTTCAACGCGCGTGACCTCGACGGACTCGTCGCGCTGAACACCGACGACGTCGTCTTCGTACCCGCTCCCGGCACGCCGGTAACCGGTGCGGAGGCCGTGCGCGGCGCGCTCGAGCAGTTCCTCGGACTCAACCTGCCGATCACGATGACCGTGCGCCACGTGTTCCAGTCGGGGAACACCGGCCTCGCGATCGCGGACTGGACGATCACCGGAACGGCCCCCGACGGCTCCGAGATCAACCTCGCCGGCACCACGGCCGACGTCGCCGTCTTCGACGAGCAGCACGGCTGGCGCTACGCGATCGACAACCCCTTCGGCACCGCCTGA
- a CDS encoding VOC family protein, with amino-acid sequence MSITTTTHLNFAGTARAALEFYHEVFGGEVTIATYSDFGMPADAPGADGVVFGQVVSADGFRVMAYDIPGAVSNPADDAGTTRRENGVTLTDAAFFVSVRGENLAEVEGYWSALAEGGSIVEALAASPWSPGFGMLTDRFGVTWVIDVAAG; translated from the coding sequence ATGAGCATCACGACAACGACGCACCTGAACTTCGCCGGAACCGCCCGCGCGGCGCTGGAGTTCTACCACGAGGTCTTCGGCGGCGAGGTGACGATCGCGACGTACAGCGACTTCGGCATGCCCGCGGATGCGCCCGGCGCCGACGGGGTGGTCTTCGGCCAGGTCGTCAGCGCCGATGGCTTCCGAGTGATGGCCTACGACATCCCCGGCGCGGTGTCGAACCCGGCGGATGACGCGGGCACGACTCGACGCGAGAACGGCGTCACACTCACCGATGCGGCCTTCTTCGTGTCGGTTCGAGGTGAGAACCTCGCCGAGGTCGAGGGCTACTGGTCGGCCCTCGCCGAGGGCGGTTCGATCGTCGAAGCGCTCGCCGCCTCGCCGTGGAGCCCGGGCTTCGGCATGCTGACCGACCGCTTCGGGGTGACCTGGGTCATCGACGTCGCCGCTGGGTAG
- a CDS encoding RNA polymerase subunit sigma-70 gives MTEISFAETRDESLDEQFGRVVDPLRREVHAHCYRMLGSAFDADDAVQETLLRAWRSFERFDGRSSVRTWVYTIATRVCIDASTSRGRRALPVDLGPSTEVGPAHLAPHDDVRWITPYPDPVDASERRNTIELAFSAALQRLNGNQRAAFLLSDVVGYSAPEVAEMMSTTTASVHSALARARRALGERSGSETAAPPASSETVALARRFAAALADADLDGFVDLLTPDVTWEMPPLAEWYEGRRAVAAFAQAVPMTQCPSWRTRLLVANGHPAVAFFLGDGENPKHRPWSITVLVPRGDRIASIYSFLDARLFARFGLPESVQ, from the coding sequence ATGACCGAGATTTCGTTCGCCGAAACCCGCGACGAGTCGCTCGATGAGCAGTTCGGCCGAGTCGTCGACCCCCTCCGGCGCGAGGTGCACGCCCACTGTTACCGGATGCTCGGCTCCGCCTTCGACGCGGATGACGCAGTGCAAGAGACACTGCTACGCGCGTGGCGGTCCTTCGAACGGTTCGACGGCCGGAGTTCTGTGCGCACCTGGGTCTACACGATCGCGACCCGTGTGTGCATCGACGCGTCGACGTCGCGCGGGCGTCGCGCACTCCCGGTCGATCTCGGGCCCTCGACCGAGGTCGGCCCGGCACACCTCGCACCGCACGATGATGTGCGCTGGATCACTCCCTACCCCGATCCGGTCGATGCCAGCGAGCGTCGGAACACCATCGAGCTGGCTTTCAGCGCTGCACTCCAGCGGTTGAATGGTAACCAGCGCGCCGCCTTCCTCCTCAGCGATGTGGTCGGATACAGCGCTCCCGAGGTCGCCGAGATGATGTCGACGACGACGGCCTCCGTGCACTCCGCACTCGCGCGAGCACGTCGGGCGCTCGGGGAACGATCGGGTTCCGAGACAGCTGCTCCTCCGGCATCCTCCGAGACGGTCGCTCTCGCTCGACGCTTCGCGGCAGCCCTCGCCGACGCCGACCTCGACGGGTTCGTCGACCTGCTCACGCCCGATGTCACGTGGGAGATGCCTCCCCTGGCCGAGTGGTACGAGGGGCGACGCGCGGTGGCCGCGTTCGCGCAGGCCGTGCCGATGACGCAGTGCCCGAGTTGGCGCACACGACTGCTCGTCGCGAACGGTCACCCCGCGGTCGCGTTCTTCCTCGGCGATGGCGAGAACCCCAAGCACCGACCCTGGTCGATCACCGTGCTCGTGCCGCGTGGTGACCGGATCGCGTCGATCTACTCGTTCCTCGATGCTCGGTTGTTCGCCCGCTTCGGCCTCCCGGAGTCCGTGCAGTGA
- a CDS encoding DsbA family oxidoreductase — protein sequence MSKPRIQVEFFHDVICSFCFPMSYRMRQLVESMPNVDIVHRSFALVSEPRDFDRMFGSRERAKGEILSHWRAANMNDDLHRFNIVGMQNSDFPFPTSLNGLRAAKAAWFVGGEAAYWDAFDALQAAFFIQSKDVGDDGVIRSAIAGSGINVDAWSAHYESDAVADAVTADLSRAAQYGVRGVPALVVNGEHLISGAQPLAALKDALTRIGDEMPDEASVGVCTPDGC from the coding sequence ATGTCGAAGCCCCGCATTCAGGTGGAGTTCTTCCACGACGTCATCTGCAGTTTCTGCTTCCCCATGTCGTACCGCATGCGTCAGCTCGTCGAGAGCATGCCGAACGTCGACATCGTGCATCGGTCGTTCGCGCTCGTGTCGGAGCCGCGCGACTTCGACCGCATGTTCGGCTCGCGCGAACGTGCGAAGGGCGAGATTCTCTCGCACTGGCGCGCCGCCAACATGAACGACGATCTGCACCGCTTCAACATCGTCGGCATGCAGAACTCCGACTTCCCGTTTCCGACATCGTTGAACGGGCTCCGCGCCGCGAAGGCGGCCTGGTTCGTCGGCGGCGAAGCGGCGTACTGGGATGCGTTCGATGCCCTGCAGGCCGCGTTCTTTATACAGAGCAAAGACGTCGGGGATGACGGTGTGATCCGTTCGGCGATCGCGGGCTCGGGTATCAATGTCGACGCCTGGTCGGCGCATTACGAATCGGACGCCGTCGCCGATGCCGTGACGGCTGACCTGTCGCGAGCCGCGCAGTACGGGGTGCGCGGCGTGCCCGCACTCGTGGTGAACGGCGAGCACCTCATCTCGGGAGCCCAGCCGCTCGCGGCGCTGAAGGACGCGCTCACGAGAATCGGCGACGAGATGCCCGACGAGGCATCCGTCGGCGTCTGCACTCCCGATGGATGCTGA
- a CDS encoding NADPH-dependent FMN reductase codes for MKVLIIPGSARPTTAGTELVRFIEAELAAHEGVSVDVATLDDMTLPFVDSPIVPAFDGYTITHDAVQKWTDKVDEADAFVFVVPEYNGGMTGLQKNAIDWVYKQWNGKSAVVVTYNWYDKKSAVEVFQNTLRVIQVNIIEPVVGLKFGEELAPDGAVADESALRAKIQHAVSALFAAERAEV; via the coding sequence ATGAAGGTCTTGATCATTCCCGGAAGCGCCCGCCCCACGACTGCCGGCACCGAGCTCGTTCGCTTCATCGAAGCGGAGCTCGCCGCACACGAGGGCGTGTCCGTCGATGTGGCCACTCTCGACGACATGACGCTGCCGTTCGTCGACAGCCCGATCGTGCCGGCCTTCGACGGCTACACGATCACACATGATGCGGTGCAGAAGTGGACCGACAAGGTCGATGAAGCGGATGCCTTTGTGTTCGTCGTGCCCGAATACAACGGTGGAATGACCGGGCTCCAGAAGAACGCGATCGACTGGGTGTACAAGCAATGGAACGGCAAGAGCGCCGTCGTCGTCACCTACAACTGGTACGACAAAAAGAGCGCCGTCGAGGTGTTTCAGAACACCTTGCGCGTGATCCAGGTGAACATCATCGAGCCGGTGGTGGGCCTGAAGTTCGGCGAAGAGCTCGCTCCCGATGGCGCAGTGGCCGACGAGTCGGCGCTTCGCGCGAAGATCCAGCACGCCGTCTCTGCGCTCTTCGCGGCTGAGCGCGCGGAGGTCTGA
- a CDS encoding DUF1905 domain-containing protein — MTREPTALDHTFTARIGVEVKGETWACVEMPDSAAFFGTGRAVRVDATVDDVDLMNVGLMVTGRGGHMLSLNAATRKRLGKDIGDVVTVHLSRRLS; from the coding sequence ATGACACGCGAACCGACCGCGCTCGACCACACGTTCACCGCTCGGATCGGGGTCGAGGTGAAGGGCGAGACCTGGGCCTGCGTCGAGATGCCCGACTCGGCCGCCTTCTTCGGCACGGGTAGGGCGGTGCGCGTCGATGCGACCGTCGACGACGTCGACCTCATGAACGTCGGGCTGATGGTCACCGGTCGAGGAGGGCACATGCTCTCGCTCAATGCAGCCACGAGAAAACGCCTGGGCAAGGACATCGGCGACGTCGTCACCGTCCACCTGTCACGCCGGCTCAGCTGA
- a CDS encoding helix-turn-helix transcriptional regulator has product MNTTSRLLTLLSLLQMRRDWPGAVLADRLAISHRTVRRDVERLRAMGYRIEATMGPDGGYRLEAGSELPPLLFDDDQAVAIAVALRSATVSGVGIEDASLRALTTVKKVMPSRLRHRLDALEFTAVPRADGDRARVEPEVLVTISSAIRAREVLRFDYAVQATDDGAYRPSRSVEPQHLVTHAGHWYLVAWDRDRDAWRTFRVDRLTPRTPTGPRFEPRALPTDDVAAYLQAQFRGSTSTAWPCTGTVILHRPAAEVLPFAGDGIVEDAGPDRTRLTAGSWSWIALAASLLRFDAELDVVEPPELIDAFAELSARAARAAVPSAIG; this is encoded by the coding sequence GTGAACACGACCTCGCGCCTCCTCACGCTGCTGTCGCTGCTGCAGATGCGGCGCGACTGGCCCGGCGCGGTGCTCGCCGATCGCCTCGCCATCAGTCATCGAACGGTGCGGCGCGACGTCGAACGCCTCCGAGCGATGGGATATCGCATCGAGGCGACCATGGGCCCCGACGGCGGCTACCGTCTCGAAGCGGGTTCCGAGCTGCCGCCGCTGCTCTTCGACGACGATCAGGCCGTCGCGATCGCCGTCGCGTTGCGGTCGGCGACCGTCTCGGGCGTCGGCATCGAGGACGCATCGCTCCGGGCTCTCACGACCGTGAAGAAAGTGATGCCCTCGCGACTGCGGCATCGCCTCGACGCGCTCGAGTTCACGGCTGTGCCCCGCGCGGACGGCGATCGCGCGCGGGTCGAGCCCGAGGTGCTGGTGACGATTTCGAGCGCCATCCGTGCGCGCGAGGTGCTGCGGTTCGACTACGCCGTGCAGGCGACGGATGACGGCGCGTATCGACCTTCGCGCAGCGTCGAGCCGCAACACCTCGTCACCCACGCAGGCCACTGGTATCTCGTCGCGTGGGATCGCGATCGCGACGCGTGGCGCACCTTCCGCGTCGACCGACTCACGCCCCGCACGCCGACGGGGCCTCGCTTCGAGCCGCGAGCTCTTCCGACCGACGACGTCGCGGCCTATCTCCAGGCACAGTTCCGCGGATCGACGTCGACCGCGTGGCCATGCACCGGCACCGTCATCCTTCACCGCCCCGCTGCCGAGGTGCTGCCGTTCGCGGGCGACGGCATCGTCGAAGACGCGGGCCCCGACCGTACCCGGCTCACGGCGGGGTCGTGGTCGTGGATCGCGCTCGCGGCGTCACTCCTGCGCTTCGACGCCGAGCTCGACGTGGTCGAGCCTCCCGAACTCATCGACGCGTTCGCCGAACTGTCGGCGCGAGCGGCCCGCGCCGCCGTCCCCTCCGCGATCGGATGA